In one Agathobacter rectalis ATCC 33656 genomic region, the following are encoded:
- the pilM gene encoding pilus assembly protein PilM yields the protein MANRVLGIEIGENLTRVVEIDYKAKNPKIYNMFGFPTPPGMIDDGVVQPDGMFRSILYSKLKEKKISTKKAVFVLNSARIASRDIELPLVKEKQLKEMIAMNASDYFPVDLSQYKLVHQIIEKIDRPEEKKLRLSVIAVPNDLILSYGALAADCRLQLVALDYSGNAIKQLMRREIPGDVKVTVKVDEVSTTLTVMDGSMVKLQRNVNHGLADAIEAIQDSELFGEYLSFTDAVDVARRKTCLAIKPDGTVPDEPAGSVMDPMGHEIDSERFKKLRLNVSYALSNLISSLGRVIDYYQSRNSDTPIERIFLIGLGADFSGLSKLLTNELNVKVVPLQQFDGIHVAKSINLAEAKLAEYFNCVGCSLSPLDILDSKKNKGIGAPIMAGTAAGAMTPGGAQAGMQGKPPVGPDGKPLPVPAGEEAEKPVSFAVQLLIFGLCVVVAVGITAYSIFSNLVLTSDNMTLKARVSDLSYAQNIYDVYNQTKKDYDWTKLLESASSNKNDEITGFVDELEQKLPSEAKLVNMSVTTDGVSMTIKTGSKDIAADVIAQLRTFESIMVSNVSTITEEVDETGASKVQFTVDCTYVKADDSAASESADGTGSEPDDTSKDASSQAQTDSNSSSDTDSTNQ from the coding sequence ATGGCAAATAGGGTACTCGGTATTGAAATAGGGGAGAACCTTACCAGAGTAGTTGAGATTGATTACAAAGCAAAAAATCCCAAGATTTACAATATGTTCGGCTTTCCGACACCACCGGGGATGATTGATGATGGAGTGGTACAGCCGGATGGGATGTTTCGTTCTATCTTATACAGTAAGCTGAAGGAAAAGAAGATTTCCACCAAAAAAGCTGTTTTTGTTTTAAATTCAGCGCGTATAGCAAGCAGAGATATTGAGCTTCCGCTTGTTAAGGAAAAACAGCTTAAGGAAATGATTGCAATGAATGCATCGGATTATTTTCCGGTGGATTTGAGCCAGTACAAGCTGGTACATCAGATTATAGAGAAGATTGACAGACCGGAAGAAAAGAAATTACGTCTTTCGGTTATTGCTGTGCCTAATGATCTTATTTTGTCGTATGGTGCTCTTGCAGCTGATTGCAGGCTGCAGCTTGTAGCACTTGACTATAGTGGAAATGCCATCAAGCAGCTCATGAGAAGAGAGATTCCCGGAGATGTGAAGGTGACTGTCAAGGTGGATGAGGTTTCTACCACACTGACTGTAATGGATGGAAGCATGGTAAAGCTGCAGCGCAATGTCAACCATGGACTTGCTGATGCTATTGAGGCGATTCAGGATAGTGAGCTTTTTGGAGAGTATCTGTCATTTACCGATGCAGTTGATGTGGCACGCAGAAAGACCTGCCTTGCAATAAAGCCTGATGGTACAGTGCCGGATGAGCCTGCAGGCAGTGTAATGGATCCTATGGGGCATGAGATTGATTCGGAGCGTTTTAAGAAGCTTCGTCTGAATGTTTCATATGCACTTTCCAATCTGATAAGCAGTCTTGGACGAGTAATAGACTACTATCAGTCGAGAAACTCAGATACTCCTATTGAGAGAATTTTCCTCATAGGCTTAGGTGCTGATTTCAGCGGACTTTCAAAGCTTTTGACCAATGAGCTCAATGTCAAGGTGGTTCCGCTCCAGCAGTTTGACGGCATACATGTGGCAAAGAGCATAAACCTCGCAGAGGCAAAGCTGGCAGAGTATTTCAACTGTGTCGGATGTTCACTGAGCCCGCTTGATATACTTGACAGTAAGAAAAACAAGGGAATCGGTGCTCCGATTATGGCAGGAACAGCTGCAGGTGCTATGACACCCGGCGGTGCACAGGCAGGTATGCAGGGAAAACCACCTGTCGGTCCTGATGGGAAGCCTCTTCCCGTACCGGCAGGGGAGGAAGCAGAAAAGCCTGTTTCTTTTGCGGTGCAGCTTCTCATTTTTGGATTGTGTGTGGTAGTTGCAGTTGGTATCACGGCATACAGTATTTTTTCAAATCTTGTTTTAACTTCAGACAATATGACACTTAAAGCTCGTGTTTCTGATTTGTCATATGCACAGAATATATATGATGTGTACAACCAGACCAAGAAGGACTATGACTGGACCAAGCTTCTTGAGAGTGCCTCATCCAACAAGAATGATGAGATAACTGGCTTCGTGGATGAGCTGGAGCAGAAGCTTCCGTCAGAGGCCAAGCTTGTGAACATGTCTGTTACGACTGATGGTGTTTCGATGACCATAAAGACAGGCAGCAAGGATATAGCAGCTGATGTGATTGCACAGCTTCGTACATTTGAGAGTATCATGGTATCCAATGTGTCAACCATCACAGAGGAGGTTGATGAGACCGGTGCTTCAAAGGTTCAGTTCACAGTAGATTGCACATATGTAAAGGCAGACGACAGTGCTGCTTCTGAATCGGCGGATGGCACGGGCAGTGAGCCAGATGATACATCAAAAGATGCGTCATCACAGGCACAGACGGATAGTAATTCATCATCAGATACAGACAGTACAAATCAGTAG
- a CDS encoding PD-(D/E)XK nuclease family transposase: MIYRKVKTNLSRTLSSIEQDKATSDDYVKCILADPQIAAYIVQALVPEFKEMEAEKIIPCIGEPTVMLRFPERLGVKIQNVNNESVDEDDGKIIYDIKFPLYYNGKRREFIINIEAQKSSKKSKLGYRLENRIAYYMGRMISEQKETEFVNSNYDDLKSVYTIWICMDTKKSEDSIIEFGMKSSLIYGKIKKIGARI, from the coding sequence ATGATATACAGAAAAGTGAAGACAAATTTGTCCAGAACTCTCAGCTCTATAGAGCAGGACAAGGCAACCAGTGATGACTACGTGAAGTGTATTCTGGCAGATCCGCAGATAGCAGCCTATATAGTTCAGGCGCTCGTGCCAGAATTTAAGGAAATGGAAGCCGAGAAAATAATTCCGTGCATTGGTGAGCCGACAGTAATGCTCAGATTTCCGGAAAGGCTTGGAGTTAAAATCCAGAACGTAAATAATGAGTCAGTTGATGAGGATGATGGAAAAATTATTTACGACATCAAATTTCCATTGTATTATAATGGAAAAAGAAGAGAATTTATCATCAATATTGAAGCTCAGAAGAGCAGCAAAAAATCAAAGCTGGGCTACCGGCTGGAAAACAGGATTGCCTATTACATGGGCAGAATGATATCAGAGCAGAAGGAAACGGAGTTTGTAAATTCAAATTATGATGATTTAAAATCCGTATATACTATATGGATATGTATGGATACGAAAAAATCAGAGGATTCAATAATCGAATTTGGGATGAAATCCAGCCTGATTTATGGTAAAATAAAGAAAATTGGTGCTAGAATATAA
- a CDS encoding prepilin peptidase yields MTTELIPIYILIFAFGIVIGSFLNVCIYRIPQHETVVTERSHCMRCGYQLAWYDMVPVFSWLFLRGRCRKCKEPISPQYPIIEALNGILYIVVFAVNGLELTSIIYCFLTSALIVLSVIDWRTYEIPLGINIFILVLGILHVFLDHDNWSEYVIGFFCVSLFLEILLLVSGGRAIGGGDVKLMACAGLAIGWQNITLAFFLGCIIGSVIHLIRMKVTNAGNRLAMGPYLAAGIFISMLWGEKMISAYLTLAGF; encoded by the coding sequence ATGACCACAGAACTGATACCCATCTACATCTTAATATTTGCATTCGGTATAGTTATAGGCAGCTTCCTAAATGTCTGTATCTACCGCATACCGCAGCATGAGACAGTGGTGACCGAAAGGTCCCACTGCATGAGATGCGGGTATCAGCTCGCGTGGTACGATATGGTGCCGGTTTTCAGCTGGCTGTTTCTTCGTGGCAGATGCCGCAAGTGCAAAGAACCGATATCACCTCAATACCCTATTATTGAGGCGTTAAACGGTATATTATACATAGTAGTATTTGCAGTAAATGGACTTGAACTTACGAGTATCATCTACTGCTTTCTTACATCTGCACTCATAGTTCTGAGTGTTATAGACTGGAGAACATATGAAATTCCATTAGGAATCAATATATTTATACTGGTGCTTGGAATCCTGCATGTGTTTTTAGACCATGATAATTGGTCTGAATATGTGATAGGATTCTTTTGTGTCAGTTTATTTCTTGAAATCCTTCTTCTTGTAAGTGGAGGAAGAGCCATAGGTGGCGGAGACGTCAAGCTCATGGCATGTGCAGGTCTTGCGATAGGCTGGCAGAATATTACATTAGCATTTTTCTTAGGATGCATCATCGGTTCCGTGATACATCTGATTCGTATGAAAGTAACAAACGCAGGCAACAGGCTTGCGATGGGACCGTACTTGGCAGCCGGAATATTTATTTCGATGCTATGGGGTGAGAAAATGATATCGGCATATTTGACACTCGCAGGCTTTTGA
- a CDS encoding pilus assembly FimT family protein, producing the protein MSVTEKKNNGGFSLVELIVVIAISVVLIGAATISIRSVMGVEVKQCARNIESIINKTRVTTMGKDSAVLEIYKDASDGAYYYKTTINGTVSAPSKIGKSRIDVYYSMKDDYSDKTQLNSSGSIMLQFDRSSGAQKPDANGKCCSRIWIQKNSTEKVITIYKETGKVVCE; encoded by the coding sequence ATGTCTGTAACAGAAAAAAAGAATAATGGCGGTTTCTCTCTGGTAGAGCTTATAGTAGTGATAGCGATATCTGTCGTACTTATAGGTGCGGCAACCATATCCATTCGTTCGGTCATGGGTGTTGAGGTGAAGCAGTGTGCCAGAAATATTGAATCGATAATTAACAAAACAAGAGTTACCACGATGGGAAAGGACAGCGCAGTTCTTGAGATATATAAGGATGCATCAGATGGTGCCTACTATTATAAGACAACCATAAATGGTACAGTATCTGCTCCGAGCAAAATCGGAAAGAGCAGGATTGATGTATATTATTCCATGAAGGATGATTATAGTGATAAGACACAATTGAACAGTTCAGGCAGTATAATGCTTCAGTTTGACAGAAGCTCAGGTGCACAGAAGCCTGATGCCAATGGTAAGTGCTGCAGCCGTATCTGGATTCAAAAAAACAGCACAGAGAAGGTTATCACGATATACAAGGAGACCGGCAAGGTGGTATGTGAGTAA
- a CDS encoding type II secretion system protein: MVKNVFKKLGKKQKNNKGFSLVELIVVIAIMAVLVGVLAPQLMKYVEKSREATDIQNCDSIASSLKAYYSDKEDQTADVEIVIEGTGITTGASDAAIVDSGLTGAKLKGKNWTSITITYTPSNGSVSYTIAGGDDAYYKVDENDAGKFIKNEG, from the coding sequence ATGGTAAAGAATGTATTTAAAAAGTTAGGAAAGAAACAGAAGAACAACAAAGGTTTCTCTCTCGTAGAGCTTATTGTTGTAATCGCCATCATGGCAGTGCTCGTAGGTGTACTTGCTCCACAGCTTATGAAGTATGTTGAAAAGTCAAGAGAAGCTACAGATATTCAGAACTGCGATAGTATTGCATCCTCATTAAAAGCATATTACTCTGATAAAGAGGATCAGACTGCTGATGTTGAAATTGTGATTGAGGGTACAGGTATTACCACTGGAGCTAGTGATGCGGCAATCGTTGATTCGGGATTGACTGGTGCTAAATTGAAGGGTAAAAACTGGACTTCAATTACAATCACATATACTCCATCAAACGGAAGTGTTTCATATACAATAGCGGGTGGTGATGATGCTTACTATAAAGTTGATGAAAATGATGCTGGTAAATTCATAAAGAATGAAGGTTAA
- a CDS encoding type II secretion system F family protein, translating into MADWTYRIIDQSGKERKGNIVAESEAEAKNKLKMDGNMVISLTKATALTKEISFSVGGKVKPRDLSVFCRQFTSMVNAGVTILDTLDMLSDQTENKVMAKAIRGVHAEIQKGETLSDGLKKYPNVFPDIMVSMVAAGEASGKIDVAFDRMSAHFEKSAKLNGMIKKAAVYPIIVVIVAIAVVIVMLVKVIPSYSEMFNDLGTELPGITKAVVAMSDFVTGYWYIVIAVIAAIVIAIKLYKQTDSGQMFFGNLARKVPVFGKLNIKTAASNYARTLSTLVYSGLPMIEALGITADTMKNALYKKALKNAREEVSKGVPLSEPITACGLFPPMVSHMTKIGEETGDLEGMLTRLADYYDEEVELATQTVMAAIEPMIILVLALIVGVLVAAVMAPMLSMYQAMDSL; encoded by the coding sequence GTGGCTGACTGGACATATCGGATTATAGACCAGAGCGGAAAAGAAAGAAAAGGAAATATAGTAGCCGAGTCAGAAGCAGAGGCAAAAAATAAGCTTAAGATGGATGGAAACATGGTCATAAGCCTCACCAAGGCAACAGCACTGACCAAGGAAATCTCATTCAGTGTAGGAGGAAAGGTAAAGCCGAGAGACCTATCGGTATTCTGCCGCCAGTTCACCAGTATGGTCAATGCCGGTGTTACGATTCTTGATACGCTGGATATGCTATCCGATCAGACTGAGAACAAAGTCATGGCGAAAGCTATCAGAGGTGTTCATGCCGAGATTCAAAAAGGTGAGACTCTCTCGGATGGTCTCAAAAAATACCCGAATGTTTTCCCTGACATCATGGTGAGCATGGTTGCGGCAGGCGAAGCATCCGGCAAGATTGATGTAGCTTTTGACAGAATGTCTGCACACTTCGAGAAATCAGCAAAGCTTAACGGCATGATAAAAAAAGCGGCAGTTTATCCGATTATCGTTGTGATTGTGGCTATTGCGGTTGTTATTGTAATGCTTGTAAAGGTCATCCCAAGCTACTCGGAGATGTTCAATGACCTGGGAACAGAGCTGCCGGGCATCACAAAGGCAGTTGTTGCGATGAGTGATTTTGTCACCGGATACTGGTATATTGTGATTGCTGTCATAGCAGCAATTGTTATAGCCATCAAGCTTTATAAGCAGACTGACAGCGGCCAGATGTTCTTTGGTAATCTCGCAAGAAAGGTTCCGGTTTTCGGAAAGCTAAACATCAAGACAGCGGCCAGTAACTATGCGCGTACACTTTCCACACTTGTGTACTCTGGACTTCCGATGATTGAAGCCCTTGGCATCACTGCTGACACCATGAAGAATGCGCTTTACAAAAAAGCCCTGAAAAATGCAAGGGAAGAGGTAAGTAAGGGTGTTCCGCTGTCTGAGCCAATTACTGCGTGTGGATTGTTTCCACCTATGGTTTCACACATGACCAAAATCGGTGAGGAGACCGGTGACTTGGAAGGCATGCTTACCCGACTGGCAGACTACTATGATGAGGAAGTTGAGTTGGCTACCCAGACAGTTATGGCAGCTATTGAGCCTATGATTATCCTTGTTTTGGCACTTATTGTTGGTGTGCTTGTGGCAGCCGTTATGGCTCCTATGCTTTCCATGTATCAGGCTATGGACAGCTTATAA
- the gspM gene encoding type II secretion system protein GspM has translation MSTRDKKLLIILAGVAILALTYFLIFMPQSNKRDSLKSENMNLKSQYNQLSALAAKADDYTKKTKDMSDAMQQVYDNFPSYLQIENGIMDAVAIEKSTNTNITELTVGSPTAIDVNNPTGEAGTDSSSGSSSDSSTTDSSNADSSQSSQTADGNSSQSQTGDGSAADGSTSTGSAKSTVTGYQLYDVSTVMAFKTEYHGLKAMLGEVIGSSQKKTISTLNVSFDDSTGKLTGEMLVDSYFLYGLDKPYEAPYIPAVPHGTNNLFGTTN, from the coding sequence ATGTCAACGAGAGATAAAAAGTTACTTATTATATTAGCGGGTGTTGCCATTTTAGCACTGACATATTTTTTGATTTTTATGCCGCAGTCCAATAAGAGGGATTCGCTCAAGAGCGAAAATATGAACCTGAAATCACAGTACAATCAGCTTTCAGCACTTGCGGCAAAGGCGGATGACTACACAAAGAAGACAAAGGATATGTCTGATGCCATGCAGCAGGTATATGACAATTTCCCTTCATATTTACAGATAGAAAACGGCATCATGGATGCGGTTGCTATCGAGAAATCTACCAATACAAATATTACAGAGCTTACAGTCGGCTCACCGACAGCTATTGATGTGAATAATCCGACGGGTGAAGCCGGTACAGATTCTTCGTCAGGAAGCAGTTCAGACAGCAGTACCACGGATAGCAGTAATGCAGACAGTTCGCAGAGCTCTCAGACCGCTGATGGCAACAGCTCTCAGTCACAGACAGGCGACGGCAGTGCAGCTGATGGCAGTACATCAACAGGCTCTGCAAAGTCTACGGTTACAGGTTATCAGCTTTATGATGTCAGCACAGTTATGGCATTCAAGACAGAGTATCATGGGCTTAAGGCTATGCTTGGAGAGGTGATTGGTTCATCACAGAAGAAAACTATCAGCACGCTCAACGTGAGCTTTGATGATTCGACAGGCAAGCTGACAGGTGAGATGCTTGTGGATTCATATTTCCTGTATGGACTTGATAAGCCATATGAGGCACCATACATACCTGCAGTACCACATGGTACAAATAATCTGTTTGGTACAACAAACTAA
- a CDS encoding transposase, producing MAKQHDKQFKLDAVQYYQDHKDLGVRGCAENLGIGYSTLTKWLKDFRESGDIPVRGSGNYASDEQKEIARLRRELRDAQDALDVLKKAINILGK from the coding sequence ATGGCAAAGCAACATGACAAACAATTTAAACTTGATGCAGTCCAGTACTATCAGGATCACAAAGATCTCGGAGTACGTGGATGTGCAGAAAATCTTGGCATCGGATACAGCACATTAACAAAATGGCTGAAAGACTTCCGGGAATCAGGTGATATTCCTGTTCGTGGTTCTGGTAATTATGCATCTGATGAGCAGAAGGAAATTGCCCGTCTCAGACGTGAATTACGTGATGCCCAAGATGCACTTGATGTGTTAAAAAAAGCAATCAACATTCTGGGAAAATGA
- a CDS encoding Rpn family recombination-promoting nuclease/putative transposase — MSAKDSVAKEYFADNARFADLCNNILYGGREVILPENLKERDTTEVLTALGLDKKIIAVQKLRDIFKNASIKYTGKSYVVLIGVENQSDIHYSIPVKNMFYDVMAYGNQVKETAKKHRREKDIATSDEFLSGFTKEDKLIPVITITVYLGTKEWDGPRRLSDMFGDVDEELLPFIPDYRINLLAPREITDFTGFRTSIRQLFEVLQNAYDKEKMQEVLQNDEKFSNVDRETVEAINLFAGTDIDIDEKEEVIDMCKAWEEQKNEGREEGRELGREEGRELGREEGRIRQAKVTALKLQKKGHSIEDIAECVDFDEETVKKWLVS, encoded by the coding sequence TTGAGCGCAAAAGACTCAGTGGCAAAGGAATACTTTGCTGACAATGCCAGGTTTGCTGACCTGTGCAACAATATACTGTATGGAGGAAGAGAGGTCATACTGCCGGAAAACCTTAAGGAAAGGGACACGACAGAGGTGCTGACCGCACTGGGGCTTGACAAAAAGATCATAGCGGTGCAGAAGCTGAGGGATATTTTCAAAAATGCCAGCATCAAATATACCGGCAAATCATATGTGGTACTGATAGGAGTAGAAAATCAGTCGGATATACACTATTCCATTCCGGTAAAAAACATGTTTTATGATGTCATGGCATATGGCAATCAGGTAAAGGAAACAGCCAAAAAGCACCGCAGGGAAAAGGATATCGCAACTTCTGATGAATTTCTCTCGGGATTTACGAAAGAGGATAAGTTGATTCCAGTAATTACGATTACAGTGTATCTCGGGACAAAGGAATGGGATGGACCAAGGAGGCTGTCAGATATGTTTGGTGATGTGGACGAGGAGCTTCTGCCATTCATACCGGATTACAGGATTAATCTGCTGGCACCGAGGGAGATAACCGACTTTACAGGATTCAGAACCTCAATCAGGCAGCTTTTCGAGGTACTGCAGAATGCGTATGATAAGGAAAAAATGCAGGAAGTGCTGCAGAATGACGAGAAGTTTAGCAATGTAGACAGAGAGACAGTTGAGGCAATCAACCTGTTTGCAGGAACGGATATAGACATAGATGAGAAAGAAGAGGTGATTGATATGTGCAAGGCATGGGAAGAGCAGAAAAATGAAGGCCGAGAAGAAGGCAGAGAATTAGGCAGAGAAGAAGGTAGAGAATTAGGCAGAGAAGAAGGCAGAATTCGTCAGGCAAAAGTAACGGCTTTAAAACTTCAGAAAAAAGGTCACTCAATAGAAGATATAGCTGAATGCGTGGATTTTGATGAGGAAACTGTAAAAAAATGGCTTGTGAGCTAA
- a CDS encoding IS3 family transposase yields MTEAIYLEVTEKTEAAQKAGRRVSVSGMLKFLGVSRSGYLAWLHHVPSDTEKHRKAVKAKIQDIYDDSKQNYGAPKITVELRKTGEVISERTVGTYMRQMGIRAQWSKPWTITTKDSDFSTELQNILDEQFNPDRPNAVWCSDITYIWTIDGFVYLTSIMDLFSRKIIAWTLSKTLEVSCVIDTINKAKARRNIDQPLIIHSDRGSQYVATEYKKVTENMQRSYSKKAFPWDNACIESFHSIIKREWLNRFKIHDYKQAYCLIFEYLEAFYNTKRIHSHCNYMSPNEFERLYKRTHTEAELLAG; encoded by the coding sequence ATGACGGAAGCCATTTATCTCGAAGTAACTGAGAAGACGGAAGCTGCCCAAAAGGCTGGACGCCGGGTTTCCGTCTCCGGAATGTTGAAATTTTTAGGTGTCTCTCGCTCAGGATATCTTGCATGGCTCCACCACGTACCTTCTGATACAGAAAAACATCGTAAAGCTGTAAAAGCAAAAATACAGGATATTTATGATGATTCCAAGCAGAACTACGGTGCTCCGAAAATCACTGTAGAACTTCGAAAAACTGGTGAAGTCATTTCGGAAAGAACTGTTGGTACATACATGCGTCAAATGGGAATCCGTGCCCAGTGGAGCAAGCCATGGACAATTACCACAAAAGATTCTGATTTCAGCACTGAATTACAAAATATCCTCGATGAGCAGTTTAATCCTGACCGCCCGAATGCCGTCTGGTGTTCGGATATCACCTACATCTGGACAATAGACGGATTTGTCTATCTGACCAGTATTATGGATTTATTTTCCAGAAAAATCATAGCATGGACACTTTCAAAAACACTGGAAGTATCCTGCGTGATTGATACAATAAACAAAGCCAAAGCTCGCCGAAATATCGATCAGCCATTGATCATTCACTCTGATCGTGGCAGTCAGTACGTTGCGACGGAATATAAAAAAGTAACAGAAAATATGCAGCGTAGTTACTCAAAGAAAGCATTTCCGTGGGATAATGCCTGCATTGAATCCTTCCATTCGATTATCAAACGTGAATGGCTCAACCGCTTTAAAATTCACGATTACAAGCAGGCATACTGCTTGATTTTCGAATATCTGGAAGCTTTCTACAATACGAAACGAATTCATAGCCATTGTAACTATATGTCACCAAATGAATTCGAACGATTGTATAAAAGAACACACACTGAGGCTGAGCTTCTGGCGGGTTAA
- a CDS encoding type IV pilus modification PilV family protein translates to MRKLKNDDRGVTLVEIIVSIAILAIIVLPFLNAFVTATKTNVKAKNEMNATHLATNIMEGIEKNSMKTLAYQFNYPSEGFDVADGFNISDGSSACELLKKSGKFDNVKRLEDISAEIVNKDDIITSCIHKTDASAKISDTSLWNFRESDAHKYYFYMSGVQSGTKKYNALVTVDAKSDAESDNKVKKYNMDEVADMSAMDANFDCMSADKYSATNIIYAFNNMPGVGGITQQDIKRTITIDIEKYGASSNKATKVTVSYSYSINKNGVRKTFPDPNSALKDDYTMVIYDNSSDTVNHNLRNVYLFYNPWYTSTGTLYNTCNDVIIINNKDKLDCTVNIVKQKTISDQSELSTKESTYKAYVKVSEPGNRTGHAYTHIATNLNVNMGAPDNPLQPDQAIYGFNNNVIQNDVKAIVDIKNLTKSNASERLYDVKVAVYESKASLDDIFKDKDPVVTMTGSMGY, encoded by the coding sequence TTGAGAAAGCTAAAAAACGATGATCGAGGAGTAACACTTGTGGAGATTATTGTGTCGATTGCTATTCTCGCAATAATCGTGCTTCCTTTTTTGAATGCATTTGTCACAGCTACAAAGACCAATGTAAAGGCTAAAAACGAGATGAATGCTACACATCTGGCGACAAACATTATGGAGGGTATTGAAAAGAACTCCATGAAGACACTGGCATATCAGTTTAACTATCCGTCGGAGGGCTTTGATGTGGCGGACGGTTTTAATATATCAGATGGAAGCAGTGCATGTGAGCTTCTTAAGAAGTCGGGTAAGTTTGATAATGTAAAGAGGCTTGAGGATATCAGTGCTGAGATTGTAAACAAGGACGATATCATCACTAGCTGTATCCACAAGACTGATGCATCAGCCAAAATAAGCGATACATCGCTTTGGAATTTCAGGGAGTCGGATGCGCACAAGTATTATTTCTATATGTCTGGTGTGCAGTCAGGCACAAAGAAATACAATGCTCTTGTGACAGTGGATGCAAAATCGGACGCAGAGTCGGACAATAAGGTTAAAAAGTACAACATGGACGAGGTAGCGGATATGTCGGCCATGGATGCAAATTTTGACTGCATGAGTGCAGACAAGTATTCTGCTACAAATATTATATATGCATTTAATAATATGCCTGGTGTAGGCGGCATCACTCAGCAGGATATCAAAAGAACTATCACCATAGATATAGAAAAGTATGGAGCTTCGAGTAATAAGGCTACCAAGGTTACGGTGTCGTATTCATATTCTATCAATAAGAATGGAGTAAGAAAGACTTTTCCGGATCCGAATAGTGCACTGAAGGATGATTATACCATGGTGATTTATGATAATTCTTCAGATACTGTGAACCATAATCTAAGGAATGTCTATCTGTTTTACAATCCATGGTACACATCTACAGGAACACTTTACAATACCTGCAACGATGTCATTATAATCAATAATAAGGACAAGCTGGACTGCACGGTAAACATTGTAAAGCAAAAGACTATATCGGATCAGTCAGAGTTGAGCACGAAGGAGAGTACATATAAGGCATATGTGAAGGTAAGTGAGCCGGGAAATCGTACAGGTCATGCTTATACTCATATAGCCACCAATCTGAATGTAAATATGGGAGCACCGGATAATCCACTACAGCCCGATCAAGCTATATATGGCTTTAATAACAATGTAATTCAGAATGATGTAAAGGCAATTGTCGATATAAAGAATCTGACAAAAAGCAATGCATCTGAAAGGCTGTATGATGTGAAGGTGGCTGTATACGAGAGCAAGGCTTCACTGGATGATATATTTAAGGATAAAGACCCGGTTGTTACGATGACCGGAAGCATGGGGTATTAA